A window of the Callospermophilus lateralis isolate mCalLat2 chromosome 7, mCalLat2.hap1, whole genome shotgun sequence genome harbors these coding sequences:
- the Mcl1 gene encoding induced myeloid leukemia cell differentiation protein Mcl-1 isoform X2, whose translation MFGLKRNAVIGLNLYCGGAGLGASGGATPPGAQLLAAEKEAAARREAGGGEAGALSGGSSPAAQAQDARRVARPVPIGAEVPDVTETPARRLFFAPTYCVSPPEKMEAPAAAMSPEEELDGYEPEPLGKRPAVLPLLELVGEAAKSPGADGSLPSTPPPAEEEEDELYRQSLEIISRYLREQATGAKDAKPLRGSGAASRKALETLRRVGDGVQRNHETAFQGWVCGVLPCRGPRRRHQKCAAGFCRCCWRRSWFGVSNKIAL comes from the exons ATGTTCGGCCTTAAGAGGAACGCGGTCATCGGACTCAACCTCTACTGCGGGGGCGCCGGGCTGGGGGCCAGCGGCGGCGCCACCCCGCCGGGAGCGCAGCTCTTGGCCGCCGAGAAGGAGGCCGCGGCCCGGCGAGAGGCAGGGGGAGGGGAAGCCGGCGCGCTCTCGGGCGGAAGCTCCCCAGCCGCCCAGGCGCAGGACGCCCGAAGGGTCGCGCGGCCGGTGCCCATTGGCGCCGAGGTCCCCGACGTCACCGAGACCCCGGCGAGGCGACTCTTCTTCGCGCCCACCTACTGCGTGTCGCCGCCTGAGAAGATGGAAGCCCCCGCCGCCGCCATGTCGCCCGAAGAGGAGCTGGACGGCTACGAGCCCGAGCCCCTCGGGAAGCGGCCGGCGGTCCTGCCCTTGCTGGAGCTGGTTGGGGAGGCCGCCAAGAGCCCCGGCGCGGACGGGTCGTTGCCGTCGACGCCGCCGCccgcggaggaggaggaggacgagcTGTACCGGCAGTCGCTGGAGATCATCTCGCGGTACCTCCGCGAGCAGGCGACCGGCGCCAAGGACGCGAAGCCGCTGCGCGGGTCGGGGGCCGCCAGCAGGAAGGCGCTGGAGACCTTGCGGCGGGTCGGCGACGGAGTGCAGCGCAACCACGAGACGGCCTTCCAAG gaTGGGTTTGTGGAGTTCTTCCATGTAGAGGACCTAGAAGGCGGCATCAGAAATgtgctgctggcttttgcaggtgttGCTGGCGTAGGAGCTGGTTTGGCGTATCTAATAAGATAGCCTTGTAA
- the Mcl1 gene encoding induced myeloid leukemia cell differentiation protein Mcl-1 isoform X1: MFGLKRNAVIGLNLYCGGAGLGASGGATPPGAQLLAAEKEAAARREAGGGEAGALSGGSSPAAQAQDARRVARPVPIGAEVPDVTETPARRLFFAPTYCVSPPEKMEAPAAAMSPEEELDGYEPEPLGKRPAVLPLLELVGEAAKSPGADGSLPSTPPPAEEEEDELYRQSLEIISRYLREQATGAKDAKPLRGSGAASRKALETLRRVGDGVQRNHETAFQGMLRKLDIKNEDDVKSLSRVMVHVFSDGVTNWGRIVTLISFGAFVAKHLKSINQESCIEPLAESITDVLVRTKRDWLVKQRGWDGFVEFFHVEDLEGGIRNVLLAFAGVAGVGAGLAYLIR, from the exons ATGTTCGGCCTTAAGAGGAACGCGGTCATCGGACTCAACCTCTACTGCGGGGGCGCCGGGCTGGGGGCCAGCGGCGGCGCCACCCCGCCGGGAGCGCAGCTCTTGGCCGCCGAGAAGGAGGCCGCGGCCCGGCGAGAGGCAGGGGGAGGGGAAGCCGGCGCGCTCTCGGGCGGAAGCTCCCCAGCCGCCCAGGCGCAGGACGCCCGAAGGGTCGCGCGGCCGGTGCCCATTGGCGCCGAGGTCCCCGACGTCACCGAGACCCCGGCGAGGCGACTCTTCTTCGCGCCCACCTACTGCGTGTCGCCGCCTGAGAAGATGGAAGCCCCCGCCGCCGCCATGTCGCCCGAAGAGGAGCTGGACGGCTACGAGCCCGAGCCCCTCGGGAAGCGGCCGGCGGTCCTGCCCTTGCTGGAGCTGGTTGGGGAGGCCGCCAAGAGCCCCGGCGCGGACGGGTCGTTGCCGTCGACGCCGCCGCccgcggaggaggaggaggacgagcTGTACCGGCAGTCGCTGGAGATCATCTCGCGGTACCTCCGCGAGCAGGCGACCGGCGCCAAGGACGCGAAGCCGCTGCGCGGGTCGGGGGCCGCCAGCAGGAAGGCGCTGGAGACCTTGCGGCGGGTCGGCGACGGAGTGCAGCGCAACCACGAGACGGCCTTCCAAG GCATGCTTCGGAAGCTGGACATCAAAAACGAGGATGATGTCAAGTCTCTGTCTCGCGTGATGGTCCATGTTTTCAGTGACGGAGTAACAAACTGGGGCAGGATTGTGACTCTCATTTCTTTTGGTGCCTTTGTGGCCAAACACTTGAAGAGCATAAACCAAGAAAGCTGCattgaacccttagcagaaagtATCACAGACGTGCTCGTAAGGACAAAACGGGACTGGCTGGTCAAACAAAGAGGCTGG gaTGGGTTTGTGGAGTTCTTCCATGTAGAGGACCTAGAAGGCGGCATCAGAAATgtgctgctggcttttgcaggtgttGCTGGCGTAGGAGCTGGTTTGGCGTATCTAATAAGATAG